The window AAGCCAACCTGGTGAGATCCAACGCCGGCGACCACGACGCCTTGCCATCGTGAATCAAGAACACTCCGACCGGCACCGGACCACCCCCTCGCCTTCGATGCAGACGCGCAACTGTAACGATCGTGGTTCCGTCGCTCGTCTCATAAGGTTCACCGAAGACGTTCGCGACCTCCATCTCTGCTCGACTTCGCTCCACGGTCCCCTGAATCTCCATGGCCACCCTTCCTGCATTGCTCGTCAACGGCTCGGCAGTAATCGACTTCATCATCGTCGCATCGAAACAGCGGCACTGTGTGCGTATCGACTCAAGGCCGAACTGCAGCGACTAGTGTATGAACCGCGGCGTTCGCGAAGAAAGTTCATGCAGTTCAGCGACTTTCGTTATGAACACAGCAGATCACAACAGGTGTGGCACGGATGACCTTCGCGCCGAGTCGGGTCTCACGCCATGCGCACGCTGGGGGCGTGACGCTCAGCGCATTGATGGCCGGAACCGATCGATGATCCGTTCTGGATCAACGGTCTCCGGCACGCGGCGCCGCAGTAGAGCGTCTAGTGCGAGTCCGTCCAGCGCCGCAACCAATTCGGTGGCATCGTCGGACGGCATGCCGAGTTCGATCAATCCGTCGACGAATCGGTCCCGGCCGAGCACCAGTTCCGCTGCGAGGGCGGCGTCGTGGAAGGACGCGATGATCAGTTCGTAGCGGGCTCGAGTCCGGGCCGACTCCGGACCCAGCCACCTCGCGATCTGCTGCCGCGGCGTTTCACCTGGTCGAGGCAGGTCGCCGCTGAGCAAATGACGCACCATGTCCAGCACCAGACCTTGTTGGTTGGCGAAATAGTGCCGCGCGCTGCCGTGGGGCACACCGGCCTCGTCCTCCACGCCACGCATCGACCAGCCCCGGAACCCCACCCGCCCGAGTAGTTCGAGTCCGGCGTCCAGAAGTGTTTCCCGCGTCGATTTCTCCACCTAGAGAAGGTACCGTGCTAATTTCTTCTCCGAATGGAGAAATTCTCCATTCGGAGAAACGGATCTATTCAAGTTGATCCCAAGAGAGGGAAAGCAATGGTCATCTTCTTTGACGCCCTATTCGCGCTGAGCATCGCCATGATCACCTGGTTCGGCGGGTACGTCGTCTATCGCTTGGTGTCCGACGAATCGGGTCGACGATAAGCTTCCAAGTCGCGAGCGCTTGATCACGCAAGTGCCGCAAAGGATCTCGACGGCATAATCGCGACCGATTGCGCCACCCCGCGGCCGACGCGATCAGTGTCCGTCCCGGAAAGGCGTTTGCCGAAAGTCGACGGCGTGCACGCATCTGAATACTTGCGGTGCCTTCTCAGGCCTGTTGCGCAGCAATGCTTCGAGGTTCGAGGTTCGTCGGTAGATGCGTCGATAACCTAGCAGTGGAACAGGCGACTGCATCGAATACTGTTGCGGGGAGTGCAATCTAGTGCCCCGAGTTTGAAGTTGTTTTACGGTCAGCTTTCGCCAGGATCTGCTCGGCAGCTTTCGTCCAGACGAACGGCTGCGCCCGCGGATTCCACCCGTTGATGAACTCTCGGATCTTCGTCGTGAGTTCGCGGACACTGCGGAAAGTGCCGCGGCGGATCGCTTGGCGTTCGATGATCCCGAACCACACCTCGACCAGGTTCATCCACGACGCCGATGTCGGGGTGAAATGAACGTGGATCCGCGAGTTCGCCGCCAGCCACTCGCGGACCTCGGCCTTCTTGTGAGTGGCGTAGTTGTCCATCACCAGGTGAAATTCCTGCTTCGGATACACCCGCGCAACATGCTTGAGGAACACCAGAAACTCCTGGTGACGGTGCCGCGGTCGGCAGATCCCGGTCACTTTCCCGGTCGCGATCTCCAACGCCGCGAACAAGGTGGTGGTGCCATGGCGAACGTAGTCGTGGGTTTGCTTCTCAGGGATCCCGATCTGCATCGGCAACGTCGGAGCCGTCCGATCCAATGCCTGGATCTGCGACTTCTCGTCCACGCACAGGGCGATCGCGTTCTCCGGCGGATCGAGATACAACCGACGATGTCGGTCACCTTCGCGACCAGTTCCGGATCTGTGGAGAACTTGAATGTCTCACTGCGCCAAGGCTGCACGCCGTACTCGCGCCAGATGCGTGCGGCCGTGCCGTACCCGATCCCCAAGTGTGTTGCGAGCAGGCGTGAACTCCAGTGTGTGACACCGCCTCAACGATGAGGGCGGTGCTCGGCAGCGACTCGCTGTCCTCCAAAACACGGTGGGTGAACAATATTTCGGTCGAACTACTCGCCCACCACAGGTACTGTCGTTGATGACGACTGGCGTTGGCTCGTTCGAGTCCATCGCTGCGCGTGGTCCACGACACGGACTTCCCACCGCGCCCTCGGTACCGTCTCCCGCCTTTGGCGATCGACACCATCGACGTCCAGTTCTGCACTACGACAACATGAAAGGACAACAGATGACTTCCGGCCAGCTGACGGCATCCTCTCTCCCCCTCAACGC of the Rhodococcus sp. OK302 genome contains:
- a CDS encoding TetR/AcrR family transcriptional regulator, whose amino-acid sequence is MEKSTRETLLDAGLELLGRVGFRGWSMRGVEDEAGVPHGSARHYFANQQGLVLDMVRHLLSGDLPRPGETPRQQIARWLGPESARTRARYELIIASFHDAALAAELVLGRDRFVDGLIELGMPSDDATELVAALDGLALDALLRRRVPETVDPERIIDRFRPSMR